One genomic window of Motacilla alba alba isolate MOTALB_02 chromosome 1, Motacilla_alba_V1.0_pri, whole genome shotgun sequence includes the following:
- the HMGB1 gene encoding high mobility group protein B1, whose protein sequence is MGKGDPKKPRGKMSSYAFFVQTCREEHKKKHPDASVNFSEFSKKCSERWKTMSSKEKGKFEDMAKADKLRYEKEMKNYVPPKGETKKKFKDPNAPKRPPSAFFLFCSEFRPKIKGEHPGLSIGDVAKKLGEMWNNTAADDKQPYEKKAAKLKEKYEKDIAAYRAKGKVDGGKKVVAKAEKSKKKKEEEEDEDEDEEDEDDEEEEEEEDEDDDDDE, encoded by the exons atgGGTAAAGGTGATCCTAAGAAGCCGAGAGGTAAAATGTCTTCATACGCCTTCTTTGTGCAAACCTGTCGGGAGGAGCACAAGAAGAAACATCCAGATGCATCAGTGAACTTCTCAGAGTTCTCAAAAAAATGCTCAGAACGATGGAAG ACTATGTCTTCTAAGGAGAAAGGGAAGTTTGAAGATATGGCAAAGGCTGACAAGCTTcgttatgaaaaagaaatgaaaaactaTGTACCACCtaaaggggaaacaaaaaagaagttCAAGGATCCAAATGCACCGAAGAGGCCTCC TTCggcttttttcttgttttgctctgAGTTTCGTCCAAAAATCAAAGGAGAACATCCCGGTCTGTCCATTGGAGATGTGGCAAAGAAACTGGGAGAGATGTGGAACAACACCGCTGCAGACGATAAACAGCCTTATGAAAAGAAGGCTGCTAAGCTGAAGGAGAAATACGAAAAG gaTATCGCTGCATACCGGGCCAAAGGGAAGGTTGATGGAGGCAAAAAAGTAGTTGCCAAGGCTGAGAAGagcaagaagaagaaggaagaggaggaggatgaggatgaagatgaagaggatgaagatgatgaagaggaggaagaagaggaggatgaagatgatgatgatgatgaataA